A DNA window from Brassica napus cultivar Da-Ae chromosome C1, Da-Ae, whole genome shotgun sequence contains the following coding sequences:
- the LOC125580887 gene encoding uncharacterized protein LOC125580887 — translation MSGQVVFFKKRERERERERERERERERERERERESSPGVLAGATARQDVVKLVITINRSSRPSSCSSRQDEAVDTNRVTIGARTKPYAPPEVSPPRAREFHAPPPDHRPPPQLRRRRRPTYRFGVHLSSWSSYIPLLFIAKVRPTSRSDYRTGAIGLLGFYRFIAFIVIGPPGLWTFIAYVIPISDFWFISYCIVRMLSMLGF, via the exons ATGTCA GGTCAGgttgttttctttaaaaagagagaaagagagagagagagagagagagagagagagagagagagagagagagagagagagagagagagagaaagctcaCCAGGAGTCCTCGCCGGAGCCACCGCACGCCAGGACGTCGTCAAGCTCGTCATCACCATCAACCGCAGCTCGAG gccatcatcgtgttcctctcgtcaagacgaagccgtagacaccaaccgCGTCACGATcggagcccggacgaagccgTACGCGCCTCCGGAAGTTTCACCTCCGCGCGCGCGTGAGTTccacgcgccgccgccggaccaccgtc CTccgccgcagctccgccgtcgccgccggccaacttaccg atttggagtccatttgagcagctggagttcatatataccacttctcttcattgctaag gtgagaccgacgagcaggagtgattatcggactggtgctattgggcttttgggcttctatcgttttatcgcttttatcgttatcgggcctccaggcctttggacttttatcgCCTACGTTATTCCTATTTCAGACTTTTGGTTTATATCGTATTGTATAGTTCGGATGTTATCGATGTTGGGCTTTTAG